A section of the Syntrophobacterales bacterium genome encodes:
- a CDS encoding O-antigen translocase has product MNDTSKLSNEKHTYGQILRSSVLIGGSTVASVAIRIVRTKAMAVFVGPAGVGLLSIYESITTLVQSIAGLGISGSGVRQIAEAAGTGETERIARTVVVLRRTSIILGLLGALFLALFSRMVSIMTFGNDQYAGSVAILSLVVFFGLVSGGQSALIQGMRRISDLAWMGILGTLLGTIITIPTIYFFREKGIVPSLVGIAAMSIATSWWYSRKLQIKPPAMTYRQMRQETVPLLKLGVAFMASGFFTTGGVYVVRMIVLRHIGIDAAGLYQSAWGIGGLYVGFILQAMGADFYPRLTAVANKNEECNRLVNEQALVSLLLAGPGVIATLTFAQAVISIFYSVKFGPAVEILRWICLGMTLRVITWPMGFILVAKGKQNLFMMTDFAWAVVNIALAWICVTMFGLKGAGIAFFGSCVSHGFLLYPIVRHQSGFRWSSNNRRTGIFLLFLIGVVFCCFYLVSFWPATVIGTLVTLGTGMYSVRVLVALISPERIPGPIRLLLTQLRLLR; this is encoded by the coding sequence TTGAACGATACATCTAAACTATCAAATGAGAAACATACATACGGACAGATTCTCAGATCTTCAGTGTTGATTGGCGGGTCGACTGTTGCGAGTGTAGCGATCAGGATCGTTCGCACCAAGGCGATGGCAGTCTTCGTCGGTCCGGCTGGAGTCGGATTGCTCAGCATTTACGAATCAATCACAACTCTTGTCCAGAGTATAGCCGGATTAGGAATCAGCGGCAGCGGTGTTCGTCAGATTGCGGAGGCGGCCGGTACAGGCGAAACCGAGCGGATTGCGCGAACCGTGGTCGTTTTGAGAAGAACATCAATTATTCTTGGATTGCTGGGCGCTCTTTTTCTGGCACTTTTTTCCAGAATGGTGTCAATCATGACTTTCGGCAACGATCAGTACGCGGGGTCTGTGGCGATACTATCGCTTGTTGTGTTTTTTGGCCTGGTATCGGGTGGTCAGAGTGCATTAATACAAGGAATGCGGCGCATCTCTGATTTAGCATGGATGGGGATATTAGGTACATTATTAGGTACGATCATTACCATCCCCACTATATATTTCTTTCGAGAGAAAGGGATAGTACCGTCTCTGGTTGGGATTGCGGCCATGTCGATTGCTACTTCCTGGTGGTATAGCCGGAAGTTACAGATCAAGCCCCCGGCAATGACATACCGCCAAATGAGACAGGAAACAGTTCCGCTGTTGAAGCTCGGTGTGGCATTTATGGCCAGCGGGTTTTTCACAACGGGCGGCGTCTATGTGGTCCGCATGATTGTCCTTCGACACATCGGTATTGATGCGGCGGGTTTATATCAATCCGCGTGGGGCATAGGTGGACTGTACGTAGGGTTTATTCTGCAGGCGATGGGAGCTGATTTTTATCCCCGGTTAACCGCAGTCGCGAACAAAAATGAGGAATGCAACCGTTTGGTTAATGAACAGGCATTGGTAAGCCTATTGCTTGCGGGACCAGGTGTGATTGCCACATTAACATTTGCTCAGGCGGTAATATCGATTTTCTATAGCGTCAAGTTTGGCCCGGCAGTAGAGATTTTGCGATGGATTTGTCTTGGAATGACGCTTCGTGTGATCACTTGGCCGATGGGATTCATACTGGTAGCAAAAGGCAAACAGAACCTTTTCATGATGACCGATTTTGCCTGGGCTGTCGTCAATATCGCTCTGGCATGGATATGTGTGACCATGTTTGGCTTGAAGGGTGCTGGAATCGCGTTCTTCGGATCATGTGTCTCTCATGGGTTTCTCCTCTATCCCATCGTGCGACATCAAAGCGGTTTTCGGTGGTCATCCAATAACAGACGAACAGGAATATTTCTCCTTTTTTTGATTGGTGTTGTATTCTGTTGCTTTTATTT